In Salvia hispanica cultivar TCC Black 2014 unplaced genomic scaffold, UniMelb_Shisp_WGS_1.0 HiC_scaffold_412, whole genome shotgun sequence, one DNA window encodes the following:
- the LOC125199173 gene encoding F-box protein At5g18160-like: MERDFFGDLPSEITTNILSRLPIRSLAISKSVCKPWLNFIDSHTSEIKTPPALALLKLKENERDSTQCSIFEIEDEEEDEDEVDAEKSHDRHYIPLTDFDLPRRNSGTTEGMTANGLTLLNELSRECNPLYICNPITREYTELCCPEDYSLDHSLRFGFGVSKISGQYKVVCIIKGTDSRYVYTLGTGTWRRVEAGAASGFNFFCDLTVECNGNIYWKVYDLCDNMWICGFDVETECFRIFSIPPMRDRYRDWFLCVLRDRLCYCIPYENDIVLWMMKEYQVEDSWTIEYKLSTMGFDFDWELDFDYDYVFPIKLFKDGDILMLLNDKRLIYYSNKTRTFQQVGMFRDRSVLQLNALIFTPRLFSLKNFGFENVISF; encoded by the coding sequence ATGGAGCGTGATTTCTTCGGAGATCTACCGTCAGAAATCACGACTAACATCCTCTCACGTCTGCCCATCCGAAGCCTCGCAATCAGCAAGTCCGTTTGCAAACCATGGCTCAATTTTATCGATTCCCACACATCCGAAATCAAAACCCCACCCGCCCTAGCTCTCCTGAAGCTGAAGGAGAATGAGAGGGACTCAACTCAGTGCTCGATTTTCGAAattgaagacgaagaagaagacgaagacgaagTCGATGCGGAGAAGAGCCATGATCGTCACTACATTCCGCTCACGGATTTCGATCTCCCTCGCCGAAACAGTGGAACAACAGAAGGTATGACTGCTAATGGATTGACTCTTCTCAACGAACTATCAAGAGAATGTAATCCTCTTTACATATGCAATCCGATAACTCGTGAATATACGGAGCTCTGTTGCCCCGAGGACTACAGCCTGGATCATTCGTTGCGTTTTGGATTTGGTGTGAGCAAAATAAGTGGGCAATATAAGGTCGTCTGCATCATTAAGGGCACCGACTCCCGTTATGTATACACCCTCGGAACAGGAACATGGAGGCGTGTTGAAGCTGGGGCTGCTTCtggtttcaactttttttGTGATCTAACCGTTGAATGTAATGGAAACATTTACTGGAAAGTATATGATTTGTGTGATAACATGTGGATTTGCGGTTTTGATGTTGAAACAGAATGTTTTAGAATCTTCTCCATTCCTCCCATGAGAGATCGATATCGAGATTggtttttgtgtgttttaaGGGACCGCCTCTGTTATTGTATCCCATATGAGAATGACATTGTCCTCTGGATGATGAAGGAATACCAAGTCGAGGATTCTTGGACCATAGAGTACAAGTTGAGTACTatgggttttgattttgattgggaATTGGATTTTGATTATGACTATGTTTTCCCGATTAAACTTTTTAAAGATGgtgatattttgatgttgCTGAACGATAAACGTCTCATCTACTACTCCAACAAGACAAGAACGTTTCAACAAGTTGGTATGTTTAGGGATAGATCTGTGCTTCAACTCAACGCCCTGATTTTCACTCCTAGACTTTTCTCACTCAAGAATTTCGGATTCGAGAATGTGATCTCGTTTTAG
- the LOC125199174 gene encoding probable LRR receptor-like serine/threonine-protein kinase At3g47570, whose protein sequence is MVSLVILAVIVAIALLAFIRMCKQKKVPLLVHFSAQITECIGIPYNELERGTSSFSETNLLGRGSFGSVFEATLSDGLKVAVKVFNLELQGAARSFGVESSILSSIRHRNLVRVIGYCCNVNFKALILTYMPNGSLDQWLHSNNYSVDLIQRLKIAIDVAAAMEYLHHGYTFPIVHCEIKPSNVLLDQDMVAHLADFGISKLFNGGETILQTQTMATIGYAAPEFGIEGKVSINGDVYSFGILLLEMFTGKRPMDDMFDEERSLKQWVSEALEQNTATQVMASALLSREDQYYSAKEKCMLSTFELAMKCLVVSADERISMIETAAALHKIYATFVAGTQWRVHEIFPPNLHRIRHHFVAAISPWLHP, encoded by the exons ATGGTGTCATTAGTGATTTTAGCTGTCATTGTGGCGATTGCATTGCTTGCTTTCATACGGATGTGTAAACAGAAAAAAGTACCCCTCTTGGTTCATTTTTCAGCACAAATTACTGAATGCATAGGAATTCCTTACAATGAACTTGAACGAGGAACAAGTTCATTTAGCGAAACCAACCTACTTGGAAGAGGTAGCTTTGGTTCTGTATTCGAAGCAACACTTTCGGATGGGTTGAAAGTTGCTGTAAAAGTGTTCAACTTGGAACTACAAGGAGCAGCAAGGAGCTTTGGTGTTGAAAGTTCTATATTGAGCAGCATTCGACACAGAAATTTAGTTCGGGTTATTGGATATTGTTGTAATGTGAACTTTAAAGCATTAATTCTCACATACATGCCAAATGGGAGCTTGGATCAATGGTTGCATTCCAACAATTATAGTGTGGATCTTATACAGAGGTTGAAAATAGCAATAGACGTTGCGGCCGCCATGGAATATCTTCACCATGGCTATACATTCCCAATTGTTCACTGCGAAATAAAACCAAGCAATGTGTTGCTTGATCAAGACATGGTTGCCCATCTTGCTGATTTTGGCATTTCCAAGCTTTTCAATGGAGGCGAAACTATCCTTCAAACACAAACAATGGCAACCATCGGTTATGCAGCACCAG AGTTTGGAATAGAAGGGAAAGTTTCAATAAATGGAGATGTATATAGTTTTGGGATACTGCTGCTGGAGATGTTTACCGGAAAGAGGCCAATGGACGATATGTTCGATGAAGAAAGAAGCTTAAAACAGTGGGTAAGCGAAGCACTAGAGCAAAATACCGCAACTCAAGTGATGGCGTCTGCTTTGCTGTCAAGGGAAGATCAATATTACTCTGCCAAGGAGAAATGCATGTTATCAACATTTGAATTGGCAATGAAATGTTTAGTTGTTTCAGCAGACGAAAGGATCAGTATGATTGAAACAGCGGCCGCTCTGCACAAGATTTATGCCACATTTGTAGCGGGAACTCAATGGCGCGTCCATGAAATTTTCCCTCCAAATCTCCACCGCATTCGGCATCATTTTGTAGCCGCAATCAGCCCATGGCTCCACCCGTGA